Proteins encoded in a region of the Candidatus Methylomirabilota bacterium genome:
- a CDS encoding BON domain-containing protein — MRAMWRRGGAVAAALAVAVLLAACQSMTGETLGENIDDAGITAAVKSKLAGEKISTVTRIDVDTNRGVVALNGTVKTVTDRTRAEELARQVKGVRDVVNNLRIQPA; from the coding sequence ATGAGAGCGATGTGGCGGAGAGGCGGAGCGGTCGCGGCAGCGCTGGCGGTGGCGGTGCTACTGGCGGCCTGCCAGTCGATGACCGGCGAGACCCTCGGCGAGAACATCGACGATGCGGGGATCACCGCGGCGGTGAAGTCGAAGCTGGCCGGCGAGAAGATCTCGACGGTGACCCGGATCGACGTGGACACGAATCGGGGCGTGGTGGCCTTGAACGGGACGGTGAAGACGGTCACGGATCGCACGCGCGCCGAGGAGCTCGCGCGGCAGGTCAAGGGCGTGCGCGACGTCGTCAACAACCTGCGAATCCAACCCGCATAG